Below is a genomic region from Rhinolophus sinicus isolate RSC01 linkage group LG11, ASM3656204v1, whole genome shotgun sequence.
CTTTTGAAAACCCTACTTATCAAATGGCCAGTTGAGGGATCCTTTCATTTGGAAAAACTTTTACATTTGAAACAGATTTTAGAGAGCTCTCATCCTAAACAAATGTCTATTGGTACCTAAGATCAAACTGAAAGAGGAATACAAGAGTATTCTGACTAGCCTTAGGGCCTCCcttaaaaaggttaaaaagggcagccggatggctcagttggttagagtacaagctctcaacagggttgctggttcaattcccacattggacggtgggctgcgccccctgcaactaaagattgaaaatggcgactggacttggagctgagctgcgccctccacaactagattgaaggacaatgacttagagctgatgggccctggagaaacacactgtttccctgTATTccccattaaaattaaaaagaaaaataatctttaaaaaaaacttaaaaaacaaatcctgaacaaaattaaaatccaCATCCACCGTAAATCCCCCTTCTCCACATGCCTAGATGTCCCATTGccccctgcctctggccctcCAGAAGATCTCTTTGGATCTCGGGGCCCTTGCCTTAAAACTCCCTTCCCAAAATCTGGCCTCACTCCCTCAGCAAACTCCTTTAATCCCTAAAACTCCTCCATCTTCCCAGAAAACCCCTCCAATGCCCAGCTGCTGGTGTTAACTTGGCTTTCCCTGCAAGAATTCCAGAAAGCACTCTGGCCTCATCTGCAGTCCCGAGGGACACAGGTTACTTATGTAAACGCTGATCGCAGGGACAGTTTGGCAGAAGCTCCACCAGCCTTGCCATCTCTGACTATTCCTCCTTCTCAGGGCTCTGTAATCAAAACCCACCAGCTTCAGGCCTTCCCGTGCAATGTACTTTGTGAACGTATCCTGTACCCCACTAGAGTTCACGTCCTTTCAAACGGCAAAGCCCTTTTATTCCCAATTTCAGAAGCTCATACCAAATTTAGAGAGTTAGAAAGATTAGTGGCCATTTATAACCATGCTCATAGGGGTTTTGACTGGCTTTTAAGGCACGTTCTTCCCACCCATGAGTACACTGTAGTTATGTGccaaggcttcctggagaaagttCCCCGCACTGGGGAAACTGATGGCCAGAACCCCTCCCAGACCTTCCTGCAAATGAGCATGAAATGACAGGTTGAGGCCCATATTCAAAGGTCTAATAGGAGTGATCCCAGAATCCTTTCCACCAATGAGGAACTGGCCTAACATCAGAAAGAAGGTGGAGATCCCAAAATGTTTGCGGGACTGTGTCATACTGGCTTTTCAGATACACTGCACCAAACCCAGAACATAGAAATCTTTTCATTTCCGCTGAGTTGGAAAATCTCCCTGATAAAAAGATGCAAATCCAAAATAATGTGGTTGGCTGGGCTGGACAATCTCTCAGTGTTTTACTGTAAAAACTGCTTGtcggggcggccggttggctcagctggttagagcacgagctctcaacaacaagattgcctgttcaattcccacatgggatggtgggctgcgccccctgcaactaaagattgaaaatggcgactggacttagagctgagctgtgccctccacaactagattgaaggacaatgacttggagctgatgggccctggagaagcacggtgttccccaatattccccaataaaataaaataaaataaaataactgtttgtcaattctttaaaaatagctagcgggaaaataggaggaaaaaaggaattaaaatttcCAGTCCTTGCCTTGAGTCTTTAGAAAAACTAGAGTTGACTCTAGGAGTACCTCCAAGTTGATTCATTTGTGTTGCCAACTGCAGAACAGAGCCTCAAGACAATTTGTCTCAAGACAATTGCAGATATTGTCAAAAGCAATACATTAGGCAAACAATTgccctgcatttaaaaaaatggaaagcttAAATAACAATCTCCCTAGACCCCAGCACCCTCAGAGGGTCCATTTTCCCTTCTGTGGACAGTCAGTCCATCCCCAGTCACACACCAGTACCCGCCATTTAACTTAATAGAAGATGGGGAACTATTTCTTAGTTGACTCTGGTGCAACTCTTTCTACCATTGGCTCCGAGGGTTTACCTCTACCCACCGCGTCTAGTCCATTCAAGCTGCCAAGTGCCTCTGGGTAACCTATTTTACTGCCTCAATGTCAGGCCACCCTGATCTCTTTGGGCCTTCTTTACACCCACCATACCTTGCTAGTTTCAGACTTTACCAGCAAACTTCTTAGGCAGAGATTTGGTATGGAAATGTAATGCCACCATACAGTGTAATTTTTTAGAGTGTTTTTTATGTCCCTGCCCTCAGATCAAACTTCAAACTTTCTACTTTCCCTAATGGAGAGCAATCTTGATTTAAATTCATCTGAAGAGGACTTAAAATGTGTCCCAATTAGTCTTTGGGTCTCACATACAAATGGGGTTGGATTACTACTAAGTGCAGAACCCATATGCAGCGTCTGGGAAAGTAGTAAACCCTTTCTCATCGGTAGCCCAGTTCTCATTCATTCTAGGGGCCCTGATTTCCAGCTACAGCTTCTCCTTCAATAGGCTAGGCAGGAAGGATCCCTGTCTTGGGAGCCCCATTCTTAGAGAAATCACCAACCAAACCATCCCCAGCTTAGGTGGGAGACAAGAGGAACTGACCGTATCAGTAactgttttgcattttaatgaatatGCCATAGAGTGCTTTTCCACTTCTCCATCCTGGGGGCTCAACTCAGCTTCAGGTTGGGAGAAGAGTGGGGAGGGGAATAGATGTGAATGGGATTGGGGCTACAGCTGGGACCAGGAGGAGCAGGTGAGGAGCACACAAAAGGAATTAACCCCAGACCTTGGGCTGAGCCAGAAATCCAAGTCCTCTTACCATCCAGGGGTCAACACAGTGAGCAAACACCATGCGTGTGGTACTTCTCTGCAAAGAGGTGTTATGCTGCTCCCAAAGTGCCACGCAGGCTGTATTGGGCCCTAAGTGCCTGAAGAGTGCCACTACTAGCCTGTAGAGTCAGGAAGAGGCTCATCTTGTATCTGGAGCTTGAGCACAAAGTGCCACCTTGGCCTGGAGGGTGCGGAAGACACATTTACTTGGATCTGGAGGCGATGCCATCTTGGGCCTgaagagtggggaggagggcCTCTTGCATCAGGGCCCCATTTGGGGCCTGATGAAGGAAAATGTAGGGGGTCTCTGGAGCCCAGGATCAGGCAGGTAGTATAAGCAGGATGGTAACAGCAAAAAGAAGCAAAACCAATCCTAAGGGTACAACTGGACCCAGGAAAGAAGAGCAAACCTAGGGGAGGAGCTAAGCTAGTGGAGAAGGAGACAGACGGCAGAGCAAGGACTAGAACTAGGAGATGAAACCAGGGCCATGACTGGAGAACAGAAAAAGGGCCCAGACTAGGGCACAAAATTCCAGAAGTGTAGCTAGAACTAGAGGCAGAGCCAAGGGGGTGATGGAAGGTGCAAGAGAATCTATGCAGATCCTGGGGCTCCTGCGGAAAGAACCTGCATCGGCTCTGTGCAGGAACCAAACTCAGAATGGCAGAGCACAAGGAAAGATGGGGCACAGTGAGCCCCCAAGATAGAGACTGATCAAGGAGTGGACAATTACCCAGAGGCTGGAGCCAAGCCTCAGACACAGACTCAGAACCAGGGAGCTGGGCCAGGACCAAGGGGAGGAACCAGATGCGAGGGGCGGGGCTGAGCACAATTATGCCACCCACAGCACACACGGCGTTATCCAGGGGATGGGGTTAGCCCTGAAGGTGACAGCCAGATGGGAAGGGAACAAAAAGGGGTACAGAGCCAGGTCCCAGAGGTCTCAAGGCCTCCCCCAGTGCTCAGAGTCAGGCGGGGAGTGGGTCATGGCTAGGCCCGAGGTCCGGGGTCTTGCTTGGACTCGGTCCCTGGCACGCCGCGGATGTCGGGCAACAGGCGGCAGCCGGCCACGATGTCCAGGCGCTCAGCCAGTGCGCAGAGGTCTCCCCGCGCCAAGCGCACGCTGTGGGCGGCCGCCAACCCCGCCGCCTGGGCGGCCGCCAACCTACCGGCCAGGGCGGCCACGTCGCGGCCCGCGCGGCGGTATACGCCGCTCACTGCGGCCGCCACGTCGTGGTCCAGCCGCGCCTGGCTCTCTGCCAATCGGAGCTGCAGCAGCGAGCGCGCTGGAGCGGGCGCCGGGGCCTCCTCCACGCCCCAGGCCTCCCCGGCCGTTTCCCGCTGCACTACGAGAGGAGGCAGGTCCCTCGGCGCGGCCGtcggttctggctcagggtccgAGTCGGTCTCGGCGGCCTCCCCGGCAACCCGCAGCCCCGTGGGGCGACCGCGCGTCGGACCGGAAGGGCCCAGGTACAGCTCTTCCTCTTCCGACGAGGACACAGACAGCTCCGAGTCTGTCTCGGCCGCCTCACCTCGCACTACTGTCTCGGGTCTCCGCGGCGGCCTCCGCCGACGACCCTGGAACGCCATGGCGCCGAGctagggagaaaagagaagcgACGGCGTGAGAGGCGGGCGCCCGGCCGTGGTTAAAAGGCGCAGGTTCTGGATTCCTAGCCCTTCCACTGACTCAGTGATTTGTGGCTAACTGCTTCCcctgcctgagcctcagtttccttttatgCAAACGAGGCTAATCCTCCCTGCCGGTATTGATGGGGGCTACTGGACCCCAACCTCTTCAGTGTACggatagggaaactgaggaccagcTCGATCAAGTCTCTGAGGCCGGAGCTCCCAAAGTCCCAAACTGGGTTCTTTCCGATTTTGCCTCCTAGCAGAAACCACACTCGGAAGCTGCTCAGGGACCAGCGCCAGGATTATAGTAGAAGGGGTGACAGTCCACCTGGACTCTGGAGAGGGTGTACTAGTGGGGGCGGGAAGTAGCGATATCATACCGGGTCGCAGAAGCTCGGAGACTGCGAGATCCGTTACCCAGCCAAGTGCGGGGTCTTGTACCGAGGGAGGAGGATGGCAACCCAAACCAATAGGGCAGCAGGTTGGGCCGTCGTTGGCCAGTCACATGGGCCGCTCGGCTTCCAACCAGGAAGCAGGTCTTCAGAACCAGTTTTGATGGAGGATATGAAGAGTCACGTGAGTGGAGCTAAGGCCAATAGAGAAGCGGTTGGGCTGGCGCTTCCGGGTTGTGCCGCGAGGCAAGTGGACaaatagggatttttaaaaacgaGTTATGTCACATGTAACCAGCGGTTCGGCCAATGGCAATGCTCGAGGACCGGGAAATGGGACAGGCAGTCTCTCAGGTTCTCCAGCGCACCAAGTGAGGCTGGAGGAAGAAGGCGGAGCTAGGCTGGAACACCAATGGAAGCGAGAGTAAGCGGACTCGCGCCTGGGTGCGGGAGGCGGGGCTAGTTCAGCCGGGCCAATGAGAGCACGAAGCGCTGGGCGGTAGTTGGGCGCGCGAGGCCGGTGCATGGCGGACGCGGTTCTGTTCGAGTTTCTGCACACGGAGATGGTGGCGGAGCTGTGGGCGCAAGACCCCGACCCCGACCCCGGCCCCGGGGTGAGTGCCGGGCCCGggggtggtggggacagggggtggggtgtggaggcaAGGGCTGCGGCGGGAAGGCGGGATCGAGGCCCCGAGGAGGCGGGGGGCACGGCACGAACCACGGCCCCGCCCCTATCTCGCAGGGCGATCTGGGGCGCTGGCTTCCTTCTCTGCAGAAAAGGGGTCCCAGCCAGTTCGGTCTCGCGTTATTTCTAGAATTGAGACAGTTCGGGGTAAAGTTCTTAGCTCAAAGCCCGGCACAGAGTGAGCGGgtagtaattataataattaccATTATTGGATGTGTACTGAGGACTTCTGGGTTGAATCCCAGAAGTGGCCTGCGCCACTCACTAGGTGTTAGAGACATTGACTCATCgcattgtgcctcagtttcctcctttataaaatgggTATCATGGGCCGGCCGgtgctcaggtggttggagcgccgccCTCCTAATGcgaaggtcgctggtttgattcccacatgggccagtgagctccgCCCTCTACAggtaagattgtgaacaacagctctccctggagctgggctacggGGAGCAGCTGgcggttggcgtgagctgccctGGACTACCATGTGCTACTGCCATGAGCaaccggtggccagcgtgagtggctggcagccattgtgagcaggcggcagctggcaagagctgggGTGAGCAGCCGGACCCacgactggtgaccaactgcctcggCCGccggggagcgcaaggctcataataccagcatgggccagggagctgtgtcctacacaagtaGACTGAGCAACAAatgcttgaaccagagtggggtggggaggcggaagaacgggcgggggggggggggggggggggcgaaggGCATCATAATAGCACCTAAATCTCCAAGTGGgacatttatccattcaacaaacttattgagcacctgttatattccaggcactgtttcCCTGTCCTCAAGAAGCTTACATTTCAGTTGGGGTGTCAAACAATAAATACTGACACCGGCTAGTGAAAAGTTCTGTAAAAAAAACTTCAGTAAAGTCGGAAAGAAGAGGGATCAAGGGGTGGATGGTGGAGGAGAGTATTtctgaggaagagaagggaggaagcaaGCCCCAGGGATAAGttgagggaagagcattccaggaaaAGGGAACAACAGGTGCAAAGCTCTGAGGTAGGAGCATGCTTAGCATTTTGGAAGTTAGTCcttatgaagaataaatgagctCAGACTTTTTAGTGTGAGGTCTAGCACATAATCAGCCCTCAAAACATGGGAGCTCTTCTGTTACAAAGAAGAAAGGGTTAAGGAGagaatagatgcttaataaatgggGGCTGTGGTCACTTTTCTCATTATTAGTTTTACCGTGATCATCATCAGCtacatacaaaacatttttattggctTAGGTTTTCTTCCCAATTTAGGAGCCCTAATGAGGGTGTGGTGTGTTATGATCTCAATGTGGTTTCTtctgagttcattcattcaacaaggtTGCAATGTCTCAGCAGCCCATCCATCCTAGCTTTCACGCTGGAAACTCAGTAGTCCCCGACATGTACCTTTTCCGTCACCTCCAGCCCTCAACCAGCCCTGCACATTCTGCTGTCTCAGTGTTTCCCATTTGTCCCTTCCCCTGCCGCCTCTGCACCAGCCTCCTCCCTCATCCAGCTCATTTCACCTGTCACATCTTCACTGCATTCACACTTATTCATCCTTCCAATCGTAGCTCAAATACCCCTTCAGGGAAGCCTTCCATGAGTCCCCAGAAGTCGGGGATCTGACTTGCAGTAGAAGTTACATTCTTGcagccccccccccgccccccccccggtTTTTCCTTGGTAGCCCTCATCACACTCAGTAAGTACATATATCTGAATGATGTATCTGTATGATCCTTTGAATCGCATCCATCTCCACCAGACTGCACTGTGTGGGCTGGGACCAGGTCTGTGTGGGTCACCGAACAGTAGGTCCTTTGCACATAGTAGTAGGTCCTCAGCATGGATTTGTTGAAGAAGTAGGTGCAACCCCTGTGCtatggagggtggggtggggactgggACCCACTTAGTAGTGACTGATAATAGCACCTACCACGTGTGTTTCCCATGGGCTTAACTCTCTTGATTTCTTGTGATCCTCCTACCAATGCCCAGAGGTAGGCATGATGCGCCTCTTTGTAGATCAAGAAACAGGCTTTGATGGATGGTGTGCTTGCTCtcaagtggcagagtcaggaatGCAACTAGGCCTCCCACTTCCAAAGCCTGTGCTATAAACCCTGGCCTATATTTCCCTGACATGCTCCTGGAGGATTTTAATGGGTTTCTGTGGTCAAGTGAGTTTGGGGAACACTGGGTCCCTCAGGTTTGCTCACCACAGCACTTTCAGAACACACAAGTGCCAGTGGCCCTCGACCCAGCTGCCCCTGGAATTCCAGTGCTCAGGTTCCACACCAGAGATTGCCacagagcagggctgggatgTGACCTGGGCGGCAGGCCTTGAAAAACTTCTGGGTGGTTTCAGGCGCAGCCAGGGGTGAGAATTCTGGCAGTGTCCCCACATTCCTTCAACCTGGGAGCCCGTTTTTCAGGGGCATGTCGTGGGAAACTGCTCTGTTTTCCCGCAGTGCTCTTTTGCTCCTCGCTGctcctctctctgttccttaTCTGTCATCCAACAAGTGTCCTGTCTGAACCAAATGCAGGCCTCCTATTTCTTGGGTACTTATGGTGTCCCTCCTGTTTCTTGGGTACTTACGGTGTCCCTCCTGTTTCTTGGGTACTTACGGTGTCCCCAGCACAATATTTTATCGCATTTAGTCCTCAGAACAGTCCTCTGGGTAGGtgttgtcccattttacagaggaaggacTGAGGTGCTGGAGAGGGAGGgcctttcccaaggccacacagccatgATCAGAGGCAAAATCAGGACTCAGGCATCGGGCTCCAAAACTTGTCGGCATCAGGTCTGCCTCTTCACCCGCTGcagagctccttgagggcaggaacggTGGCTCGTTTTCCTCTATCCCCACAGCACAGGCACCGGGAACCTGTCTTCTTTGGAGCTTCTGTGATCTCCACATCCAGCCTGGTTATTTGTGGCTATTGAATGGATTCTTCTGAATGGTTACATAGAATGGAAGACTGGCCAGAGGAGCCAGGACGTCAAAGGGTCTTTGTTCTCCAAGCAGGAAAAAATCAGGGAAGAGGAGGCTGTGGTTTCTCCACCTCAGTAGCTTTGAAAAAAAGGGGAGCTGTTGGCCAAGGAGTGAATTCCTGTGTATGTAGATAATGAGCTGTCATCCACTACTGTGAGCGCTGGCAGGTGGCCCAGGAAGAGCACT
It encodes:
- the BLOC1S3 gene encoding biogenesis of lysosome-related organelles complex 1 subunit 3; protein product: MAFQGRRRRPPRRPETVVRGEAAETDSELSVSSSEEEELYLGPSGPTRGRPTGLRVAGEAAETDSDPEPEPTAAPRDLPPLVVQRETAGEAWGVEEAPAPAPARSLLQLRLAESQARLDHDVAAAVSGVYRRAGRDVAALAGRLAAAQAAGLAAAHSVRLARGDLCALAERLDIVAGCRLLPDIRGVPGTESKQDPGPRA